Proteins found in one Actinomycetota bacterium genomic segment:
- the murJ gene encoding murein biosynthesis integral membrane protein MurJ, whose protein sequence is MTEVVAEPPTDDTARLSRATIGMTAGTLLSRVTGFGRIVALAYALGLGSRARLADTYNLANTTPNIVYDLLLGGILSAFIVPVFVDHLTRPGANADEAADDEGWTAISAIVTAAVTFLLVMSVLFVVAAPWVFRIYTVGRRGAATGDQIAVGTFLLRCFAPQVLFYGATALFTALLNARRRFFWPMAAPVLNNLVVIGVLLAVPHLNRSLALAAARHDSGLLLWLGLGTTAGVAAQALVLWPLLKGAGVHLRFVWAPRHPAIRRVLRLAGWTLGYVVANQVSFWVALVLANREPGDVSAYAYAYVFFQLPYGVLAVSILTALVPDLAERWSTGNRDGYRDRLSLGLRAVALVMLPAAAGYALLARPILTLLLRHGAAADVGTASDVLALFALGLPAFSAYLLFMRGFTATQDTRTPFLINCIQNVLTIAFDLALYPALGVQGLALGFTLAYALGAALAALALRRRAGGLDGPSVWASVGRMALATAVMAGVVWAVSRALSDVDAGGELLQVTGAVVAGVTVYLLAARAMRVRELDVLTRVVPRSRRSR, encoded by the coding sequence GTGACCGAAGTCGTCGCGGAGCCGCCGACCGACGACACGGCACGCCTGTCGCGCGCCACCATCGGCATGACGGCGGGGACGCTGCTCTCGCGGGTCACCGGGTTCGGCCGCATCGTGGCGCTCGCGTACGCGCTGGGGCTGGGCTCGCGCGCGCGGCTCGCGGACACCTACAACCTCGCCAACACGACACCCAACATCGTCTACGACCTCTTGCTCGGGGGCATCCTCTCGGCGTTCATCGTCCCCGTCTTCGTCGACCACCTGACCCGCCCCGGCGCGAACGCGGACGAGGCGGCAGACGACGAGGGATGGACGGCCATCTCCGCCATCGTCACCGCCGCGGTGACGTTCCTGCTCGTGATGTCGGTGCTGTTCGTCGTGGCGGCGCCGTGGGTGTTCCGCATCTACACGGTCGGCCGCCGGGGTGCGGCGACGGGCGACCAGATCGCCGTCGGCACGTTCCTGCTGCGCTGCTTCGCGCCCCAGGTGCTGTTCTACGGCGCCACTGCGCTCTTCACCGCGTTGCTCAACGCCCGGCGCCGCTTCTTCTGGCCCATGGCCGCGCCGGTGCTCAACAACCTCGTCGTGATCGGCGTCCTGCTCGCCGTGCCCCATCTCAACCGCAGCCTGGCCCTCGCCGCGGCGCGCCACGACTCGGGCCTGCTCCTCTGGCTCGGCCTCGGGACGACCGCCGGCGTGGCCGCGCAGGCGCTCGTGCTCTGGCCGCTGTTGAAGGGCGCCGGCGTGCATCTCCGCTTCGTCTGGGCGCCCCGGCACCCCGCCATCCGGCGCGTGCTCCGGCTCGCGGGATGGACGCTCGGCTACGTCGTCGCCAACCAGGTCTCGTTCTGGGTGGCTCTCGTGCTCGCCAACCGCGAGCCGGGTGACGTCTCCGCCTACGCCTACGCATACGTGTTCTTCCAGCTGCCCTACGGCGTGCTCGCGGTGTCGATCCTCACCGCGCTCGTGCCCGACCTAGCCGAGCGCTGGTCGACCGGCAACCGCGACGGCTACCGCGATCGCCTCTCGCTGGGCCTGCGCGCCGTCGCGCTGGTCATGCTCCCTGCGGCCGCCGGCTACGCCCTCCTGGCGCGGCCCATCCTCACCCTGCTCCTACGGCACGGCGCCGCGGCCGACGTCGGCACCGCCTCCGACGTGCTCGCGCTCTTCGCGCTCGGACTGCCCGCCTTCAGCGCCTACCTCCTCTTCATGCGCGGCTTCACCGCCACCCAGGACACCCGCACGCCGTTTCTCATCAACTGCATCCAGAACGTGCTCACCATCGCCTTCGACCTCGCCCTCTACCCGGCGCTCGGCGTGCAGGGCCTCGCGCTCGGCTTCACCCTCGCCTATGCGCTCGGCGCCGCCCTCGCCGCGTTGGCGTTGCGCCGTCGCGCCGGCGGGCTCGACGGGCCCTCGGTGTGGGCGTCCGTTGGACGCATGGCGCTCGCCACCGCAGTGATGGCCGGCGTGGTCTGGGCGGTCTCGCGCGCCTTGTCCGACGTCGACGCCGGCGGGGAGCTCCTGCAGGTCACGGGGGCCGTTGTCGCCGGTGTTACCGTTTATCTCCTGGCAGCCAGGGCGATGAGAGTGCGCGAGCTCGATGTGCTGACCCGGGTGGTTCCGCGGTCGCGACGCTCCAGATGA
- a CDS encoding DegV family protein: MPGVRVVTDSSCDLPNDLAVELDIDIVPLTIRFGDDEFVDRRDLSPKQFWARCGTSPVLPETAAPSAGAFEEAFRAAKAAGAEGVVCINLSSKLSATYQAAQMAANTLQGEVPVRVVDSLSVTMGLGNIAIAAARLAAAGKSLDDVAGAAEDLSRRTRVLGTLDTLENLKKGGRIGGAKAMLGSMLSLKPVIWVVDGLVEEESKQRTRSRALRYLVDKVAEQATQGIEDLAVMHGDAPDLDEFLDMLDAHFPREDIVIGDIGAVIGTHAGPRVMGVAYHTTA; encoded by the coding sequence ATGCCCGGAGTGCGCGTCGTCACCGACAGCAGCTGCGATCTTCCGAACGATCTGGCCGTCGAGCTCGACATCGACATCGTGCCGCTGACGATCCGGTTCGGAGATGACGAGTTCGTCGACCGGCGAGATCTCTCGCCCAAGCAGTTCTGGGCCCGGTGCGGCACGTCCCCCGTGCTCCCGGAGACGGCGGCGCCGTCGGCCGGCGCCTTCGAGGAGGCCTTCCGCGCGGCCAAGGCCGCCGGCGCCGAGGGAGTCGTGTGCATCAACCTCTCCTCCAAGCTCTCGGCCACGTACCAGGCCGCGCAGATGGCGGCGAACACGTTGCAGGGCGAGGTCCCCGTGCGGGTGGTCGACTCGCTGTCGGTCACCATGGGCCTCGGCAACATCGCGATCGCCGCCGCCAGGCTCGCTGCCGCGGGCAAGAGTCTCGACGACGTCGCCGGCGCGGCCGAGGACCTGAGCCGCCGCACGCGCGTGCTCGGCACCCTCGACACGCTCGAGAACCTGAAGAAGGGTGGGCGCATCGGTGGGGCCAAGGCCATGCTCGGCTCCATGCTGTCGCTCAAGCCGGTGATCTGGGTCGTCGACGGCCTCGTCGAGGAGGAGTCGAAGCAACGCACACGCTCGCGTGCGCTGCGTTACCTCGTCGACAAGGTGGCCGAGCAGGCGACGCAAGGCATCGAGGACCTCGCGGTGATGCACGGCGACGCGCCCGATCTCGACGAGTTCCTCGACATGCTCGACGCGCACTTCCCCCGTGAGGACATCGTGATCGGCGACATCGGCGCCGTCATCGGCACCCACGCGGGGCCGCGCGTGATGGGCGTGGCCTACCACACGACCGCCTGA
- a CDS encoding serine/threonine protein kinase, with product MPDAAAPIAAESVLGGRYRLVRLIAGGGMAQVWEAHDEILARSVAVKVLHPHLADDTAFLERFRREAVAAARLSHPNVVAIFDTGVDGSLAYIVMELVRGRTLRELLAARGALGPARAVQIAAQTADALDYAHGQGIVHRDVKPANVLIADDGRVKVADFGIAKAASTVFGSNADLTQTGAIVGTAKYLSPEQVNGEPQDRRADVYSLGVVLYEMLCGRPPFTGDTELAVAMKHVRVAPVAPRQVRAGIPRPLEAVVLKAMAKAPSDRFDTAGDMRAALSMIDLVDDDATAMVTRDPTPPEGIAPTFAQTERSWMIPVVVIVLIALALGTVGVLFARNDNVRSFLNPSKRPASGSSTTPVKLVGARAFDPLGGGSEHDEQAGNVIDGNPATAWTTERYATRRFGNLKPGVGIAIQLDRAEKLAQVQVSSPTKGYAVEVYVADAFQPTLAGWGRPVDAKSGIDGDTTFDLKGTRGAAVLIWITDLGETRVTQIDDVRVST from the coding sequence GTGCCCGACGCCGCCGCGCCCATCGCCGCTGAGAGCGTCCTCGGCGGGCGCTACCGCCTCGTCCGGCTCATCGCGGGCGGCGGCATGGCACAGGTGTGGGAGGCGCACGACGAGATCCTCGCCCGTTCCGTCGCGGTCAAGGTGCTCCATCCCCACCTGGCCGACGACACCGCGTTCCTCGAGCGCTTCCGCCGCGAGGCGGTGGCAGCTGCCCGGCTGTCGCATCCCAACGTCGTCGCGATCTTCGACACCGGCGTCGACGGCAGCCTCGCGTACATCGTCATGGAGCTGGTGCGGGGCAGGACGTTGCGCGAGCTGCTCGCCGCCCGGGGCGCGCTCGGCCCGGCGCGGGCGGTGCAGATCGCGGCACAGACCGCCGACGCGCTCGACTACGCGCACGGCCAGGGCATCGTCCATCGCGACGTCAAGCCCGCCAACGTCCTGATCGCCGACGACGGCAGGGTCAAGGTCGCCGACTTCGGCATCGCCAAAGCCGCCTCGACCGTGTTCGGGAGCAACGCCGACCTCACCCAGACGGGCGCGATCGTGGGCACCGCGAAGTACCTGTCCCCGGAGCAGGTGAACGGCGAGCCGCAGGATCGGCGGGCCGACGTCTACTCACTCGGTGTCGTGCTCTACGAGATGCTTTGCGGCCGGCCGCCCTTCACCGGCGACACCGAGCTCGCGGTCGCCATGAAGCACGTGCGGGTCGCGCCGGTTGCTCCGCGCCAGGTGCGTGCCGGCATCCCCCGGCCGCTCGAGGCCGTCGTGCTCAAGGCGATGGCGAAGGCGCCCTCCGACCGCTTCGACACCGCGGGCGACATGCGCGCCGCACTCTCGATGATCGACCTCGTCGACGACGACGCCACCGCCATGGTGACGCGCGACCCGACACCGCCCGAAGGGATCGCGCCGACGTTCGCGCAGACCGAGCGCTCGTGGATGATTCCCGTCGTCGTCATCGTGCTCATCGCCCTCGCGCTCGGCACCGTCGGCGTGCTGTTCGCCCGCAACGACAACGTGCGCAGCTTCCTCAACCCGTCCAAGCGCCCGGCGTCGGGCAGCTCGACCACCCCGGTCAAGCTCGTCGGCGCGCGGGCGTTCGATCCCCTCGGCGGCGGCAGCGAGCACGACGAGCAGGCCGGCAACGTCATCGACGGAAACCCGGCCACTGCCTGGACCACCGAGCGCTACGCGACCCGACGCTTCGGAAACCTCAAGCCGGGAGTCGGCATCGCCATCCAGCTCGATCGCGCCGAGAAGCTGGCCCAGGTGCAGGTCTCCTCGCCCACGAAGGGCTACGCGGTCGAGGTGTACGTGGCCGACGCCTTCCAACCGACGCTCGCGGGCTGGGGTCGCCCGGTCGACGCGAAGTCGGGCATCGACGGCGACACCACCTTCGACCTGAAGGGCACGCGTGGGGCCGCGGTGCTGATCTGGATCACCGACCTCGGCGAGACGCGCGTGACGCAGATCGACGACGTGCGCGTCTCCACCTGA